TGGATTTAGTATTGTACGCCGTCACCAAAGAAGACCTTTAAGTCGTCATTGATTTTCCGTATTTCTCAACACTTTGCTTAAGTCCCGGCATAGCCTTACCAAACTCGGCTTGAGTCATGGCAGGAATCAAATCCACATTTGCTCCCATGGCCAACCAGAATGGTTCAATCGCGCGCGGAATGTCTGCGGCAGAATCCAAGTTCACTAACGCAAAAATGGTGCGATGACCATCCGCCACACAAAAATACGCAGCCTCAGGCTTGAGACCCGACATCAAATCATCCATGCGTTCATTAAAGTTTTTGCTAGAGACAAACTTATTGCCGCCTTCAGTAGGGATAGTGATCTTCGCTAAAAAGTGCATAAAATTCTCCTTTTTTGGAAAGAGCATGACAGTCTCGACGGAAAGAGCAACGACGACGCTAAAAATACAAAACCTCTTTGTCTTTTTCAGAAAACTTTCTAAAATGAAAACATAAAGCCGGCGTAAGCCAAGGAGCTTCAATGAAAAACTTCGCCATCGCGACTGCCCTTGTCCTTTTAGCACAAACTTCATTAGCTTCTGAAACTCGCACTATCGATGGCGAAAAAGGCTCCTACATCCAACAAAGTTTGATCGAATTGACAGCGACTTCAGATTGCGAAGAAGACACCTGCAAATACACTCTTACAAACGTGAACTGCTCCTACGACGCCGACGCAAGTCCTTCAGGCGGAAGAATGATCCATGTCTCTGCCGACAACTCCGTCGGCCAACACGTTGATATGTACGAATATCCGGACGACGACGAAAAACTTTGCAACGGTAAAGAAATCAACGACGAAAACTGCCACTACGGACAAATCTCTTTGATCCAAAGAATGATCGAAGAAAATTTATTGAAGGACGGCGACAGCCACACAACAAGACTTTTGTGGGCGCAACTCAACAAAATCGAATGCACATCCAGCGACTACAACTCCGCTTCCTGCGTTTTCGAGTACAAATAGCGCAACAGCGCTACCAAAAGTAAGTCCGTACCTTTAAGGGCTTCTCATGAAGGTCTTCCACACTTTGCCGTCTCTTTGATAGACGTAACGCTCGTGGAGTCGACCGTTAAGACCGAACCAGAATTCAATTTCTGTTGGGATGACTCTCCATCCGCCCCAGTGCGGAGGACGAGGAACGACTTGTCCGTCGAATTGTTTTTCGTATTCAGCCACACGACGAACCAACCAATCACGATCGGGAATAATCTCACTTTGATGAGAAGCCCAAGCTCCGATCTGACTTAAGCGTGCGCGAGTTGCAAAGTACGCGTCACTTTCTTCGGAAGAGATCTTTTCAGCTTTTCCGGTGATGCGGATTTGTTGCCACAAAACGGGCCAGTGGAAATTCAAACAGACATTTTCATTGATAGCGATGTCTTGGCCTTTATGACTTTTGTAGTTGCCATAAAAAACAAAGCCCCCCTTGGAAACGTCTTTTAGATAGACGATTCGCACGGAGGGCACACCCTCTTCATCCACTGTCGCCACTGACATCGCATTGGCCTCAGGGACTTGCTTTGCGATCGCCTCTTTAAGAAGGCGATCGAAATGCTCAAAAGGGTCTTTGCTAAAATCGATCATTATTTCTTTTTAGCTTCAGCTTTTTTGTCTTGTTTTACGATGTCGATCAACTCAACGTCGAAAACTAGAACTGAATTTGGTGGGATGCCCGGACGACCAGAAGGACCGTAAGCAAGCTCAGGTGGGATGAAAAGTTTAGCTTTGCCGCCCACTTTCATCAATTGAAGAGCTTCTGTCCAACCTGGGATCACGCCGCCAACTGGGAATTCAGCTGGTTGACCACGATCGTAAGATGAATCGAATTGTTCACCGTTCGTCAAAGTTCCTTTGTAGTGAACTTTTACTACGTCTTCTTTTTTAGGAGAAGCGCCAGTGCCTTCTTTTTCAACGATGTATTGAAGACCCGAAGCTGTTGTTTTAACTCCAGCAGCAGATTTATTTTTCTCCAAGAAGTCTTTACCAGCTTTAGCATTGCTTTCAGCAGCTTCCTGTTGTTTTTTCATCGCCATTTCTTGAAGTTTCATCATCGCAGCTTGCATGTCTTCTTTAGACATTTCGTTTTTACCTGCGCCTGCATCTTTCAAAGCTTGCGCCAAAGCGTCAGCATCGAAATCGATGTTTTGTTGTTTCAAGTTGCCACCGATTTGTTGGCCGATAGCGTAGCTCGCTTTTTTCATATCAGTGTCGAGCTTAACTTTCTTTTGGCAAGCTGTTGTAAAAGCCATTGCAGCTACAACAAGACCACCAAGAACTAACTTATTCATGTTGTCTCCCCTTAAAGGTTGTTAATTTGCTAACGCCATATCTTGCGACGATTTCTCGCCGTTTCAAACAGATAACGCGCAGAGAAATAACGATCAGGGTTTCAGATTTTTAAGGAACTGCAAAGCTTCTTCAGCGGAACCTTTGAAGATCGGGCTTACCTGTCGGCGCTCCAAAGAGGAAAGATAAAGTGGGTCATAGTAATATTTTAGAAGTTTCTCGATCCAGATCTTGTTCGACTCGACTTCATTTTTATTCAAATAATCCTGCTCGGCATTTTCCAAATCCGCCAAGACTTCTTGAGTCCGCAATCCCCCAAGCTTCTTAGAAATAGCGTGCAAAGAAATTTTGTATTTTTCAAAAACCTTGAGAGCTTGAGACGTCAGAATCTGCTGTTCTTCTAAGCAACGCGGAGCCTGTCCCATGTGCTGACCAATCGCGGTCATTAGGACGTAATCTTTATAAATATTCTCGAGCCGAGTCTCAAAAGGCTCATCCAACCAGATGACTTGTGAAGCACGCAAACGATCAAAGAAACTTGTAGGCTGATAAACCTTTCCGATTAAACGACTTTCATCTTCGACGATGGGTCTTAAATTTCCAAGCCCCTTGTCCTCAAGCTTAAGAAATCGCACAGCCAACAGATTTTCAAAATTAATTTGGGTCGGTTGCGCCCTATCCAAAGCCCCAAAAGCCGAACCACGGTGTTGCGCGAAGAATTCCAAATCTATCGTAGGGTAAAAAGCATCAGCTTTTTTTAGGAACTCGGTCTTTCCACTTCCCGTCGGCCCGCACAGAGCCAGCAGTTCTTGATGTTTTGAAAACCGTTCGATCGTATCTATCAAAAATTGACGACTGGCTTTGTAACCGCCAACAATCAACGGCCGTTCAACACCCGCATCTTTCAACCATTGCTGAGTGATCTGCGATCTTTTTCCACCGCGAAAACAATAAATCACCGCATTCGGATTTTGCGCGATAAAACTTTTCCATTTTTCAAGGCGTTCTTCTTTGACGGAGCCAGAGATCAATTCATAGCCAAGCTTCACGGCGGCTTCTTGCCCCTGCTCTTTGTAGGTCGTGCCAATACGGGCGCGTTCAATGTCATTAAGAATGGGAAGATTCACAGATCCAGGAAGGCTTCCTTGGACAAATTCCACCGGAGCGCGCACATCAATCAGTGGCACATCATGAATAAATAAATCTTTAAGATGTTCCGGTTTAATATTCTTCATTTAGTTGAAGATCACTGCTTTATCTTGGCGAGCAATAACCTCTCCAATGATCTCAGCAGATTTAAACTTCGCACGCAAGGCCTGAACCATCAAACCGCTCACTTCCGGAGACACGCTTAAGAGCAAGCCTCCGCTGGTTTGTGGATCATGAATCAATAATTTATGAAGAGCGTCTAGTTTAGAAACGTCAATGGAGTCTTCCGTGTATTGAGCATTGCTTCTATGAGCCTTCGTCAGAAAACCCTTTTCCAGGCAATGCATAGTCTTCGCAAAACGCGGAAGTTTTTGTGAGTGAATTCGTAAACTGACTTGGCTTGCTTTCGCTAGTTGCATCGAATGCCCCGAAAGTCCAAAGCCTGTGATGTCTGTCG
This region of Bdellovibrio sp. BCCA genomic DNA includes:
- a CDS encoding DUF3303 family protein codes for the protein MHFLAKITIPTEGGNKFVSSKNFNERMDDLMSGLKPEAAYFCVADGHRTIFALVNLDSAADIPRAIEPFWLAMGANVDLIPAMTQAEFGKAMPGLKQSVEKYGKSMTT
- the pdxH gene encoding pyridoxamine 5'-phosphate oxidase, producing MIDFSKDPFEHFDRLLKEAIAKQVPEANAMSVATVDEEGVPSVRIVYLKDVSKGGFVFYGNYKSHKGQDIAINENVCLNFHWPVLWQQIRITGKAEKISSEESDAYFATRARLSQIGAWASHQSEIIPDRDWLVRRVAEYEKQFDGQVVPRPPHWGGWRVIPTEIEFWFGLNGRLHERYVYQRDGKVWKTFMRSP
- a CDS encoding FKBP-type peptidyl-prolyl cis-trans isomerase encodes the protein MNKLVLGGLVVAAMAFTTACQKKVKLDTDMKKASYAIGQQIGGNLKQQNIDFDADALAQALKDAGAGKNEMSKEDMQAAMMKLQEMAMKKQQEAAESNAKAGKDFLEKNKSAAGVKTTASGLQYIVEKEGTGASPKKEDVVKVHYKGTLTNGEQFDSSYDRGQPAEFPVGGVIPGWTEALQLMKVGGKAKLFIPPELAYGPSGRPGIPPNSVLVFDVELIDIVKQDKKAEAKKK
- the mnmH gene encoding tRNA 2-selenouridine(34) synthase MnmH, which translates into the protein MKNIKPEHLKDLFIHDVPLIDVRAPVEFVQGSLPGSVNLPILNDIERARIGTTYKEQGQEAAVKLGYELISGSVKEERLEKWKSFIAQNPNAVIYCFRGGKRSQITQQWLKDAGVERPLIVGGYKASRQFLIDTIERFSKHQELLALCGPTGSGKTEFLKKADAFYPTIDLEFFAQHRGSAFGALDRAQPTQINFENLLAVRFLKLEDKGLGNLRPIVEDESRLIGKVYQPTSFFDRLRASQVIWLDEPFETRLENIYKDYVLMTAIGQHMGQAPRCLEEQQILTSQALKVFEKYKISLHAISKKLGGLRTQEVLADLENAEQDYLNKNEVESNKIWIEKLLKYYYDPLYLSSLERRQVSPIFKGSAEEALQFLKNLKP